The segment GGTTCTTCCAGGCTTTCCTGTCCGGACGGTTCGACGGGGACGCGGTTGTCGAGGGTCTCGGCTCCCGTTGGGAGGCACGGCGCATCTTCGTGAAGCCCTACCCCGCCAACCACTTCACCCACGCGGGGATCGACGCCGCGCTCGCCCTGCGCGAGCGGGGGCTGCGTCCGGAGCGGGTCCAGTGGATCGAGCTCGGCGTGGCAGGCCCCACGGTCCGGACGATCGGCGAGCCGATCGAGTCGAAGCGGGCTCCCGCGACCGGCTACCAGGCGCAGTTCAGCGGTCCGTACACGGTGGCTTCCGCGCTCGTCGGGGGGTCTGGGCTCGGCCTGGGCCTCGACGACTTCTCCGACGAGCTCTGCCGGGAGCCGGTCCGGCAGGAGCTGGCCGCGAAGGTGTCCGTGGTGGCCGACGAGTGGGCGGGCGCCATCTTCCCCGAGCAGTTCCCGGCCGTCCTGCGCGTACGCACCACCGACGGTGACGAGTTGGTGGAGCGGGTCGAGCACAACCGAGGCGGGCCGCAGCGCCCGCTGAGCCCCGACGAGCTGAGGAGGAAGTTCCGCGACAACGCGCTGCGCGTCCTTCCGCCGGACGCGATCGAGGGCATCGAGGAGGCCGTGACGAACGGGGCGGACGCGGCAGCGATCCTGGCTCCGGCGACCGAGGCGAAGGGGGAATGATGGCGAGGTTCGACCTGGTGGTGACCGGCGGGACGGTCGTGATCCCGTTCGTCGGCGAGCTGCGAGCGGACATAGGCATCCGCGAAGGACGCATCGCCGCGATCTCCGACTCGCTCGGCCCGGGCGACGCCGACGAGGCGATCGACGCGTCCGGGAAGGTCGTGCTCCCGGGAGCCGTCGACTCCCACTACCACCTCGGCATCTACCGCGACATCACCACGGACACCGAGTCGGAGACCACCTCATCGCTCGTCGGCGGCGTCACGAGCGTGATCAGTTACTTCCGGACCGGCTCCCACTACCTCAACAGGACCGGCCCCTACCGCGAGATCTTCCCGGAGGTGCTCGAGCGCGTCGACGGCCACGCGAAGGTCGACTACGCCTTCCACCTGGCCCCCATGACGGCCGAGCACATCACCGAGATCCCGTGGCTCGTCGACGAGATGGGTGTCTCGAGCTTCAAGTACTACATGTTCTACAAGGGGTTCGACCTCGCGGCCGCCAGCCGCGACGCGAAGTCGTACACGATGTCGGAGGAGTACGACCTCGGGCACCTCTTCGAGATCATGGAGGCGGTGGCGGAGGTCGACGCGCGCCACCCCGGACGCATCTCTCTATCTCTGCACTGCGAGCAGGCCGAGCTGCTGCGCGTCTTCATCGAGCGGGCGAAGCGCGATCCATCGGTCTCCGGGCTCGCCGAGTACTCGGCCGGACGTCCGCCGCTGACCGAGCGCCTGTCCATCGAGGAGGCGGGGGTGCTCGCCGACCACACGAGGGCGCGCGTGAACTTCCTGCACCTGTCCTCCGCCGACGCGCTCCGCACCGCCGTCGAGGTGTCCCAGCGCTACCCGCACCTCGAGGCGAACCTCGAGGTGACCGTCCACCACCTGGCGCTGAACCACGAGTCGCTGCAGGGCCTGGGAGGCAAGGTGAACCCGCCCATCCGGACGGCGCAGGACAACGAGGCCCTGTGGGAAGGCGTGCGTCTCGGACAGGTAGGCACCGTCGTGAGCGACCACGCGTGCTGCATGGAGGACGCCAAGGGAGACGACCTGTGGCCGGCCCTGCCCGGCTTCGGGGGCACGGCCCTGCTCTACCCGGTGCTGATCTCGGAGGGCCACCACCGGCGGGGACTGACCCTCGAACACATGACGCGGCTCGCGGCGGCGAACCCGGCGCGCACCTTCAACCTCTATCCCCGCAAGGGGACGATCGCGGTGGGCTCCGACGCCGACCTCACCATCGTCGACCCGGAGTGGGAGCAGGTCGTGACGCCCGAGCTGTGCCGGTCGGCCCAGGACCACACCCCCTTCAACGGTGTGCCGCTGAAGGGGTGGCCGGTGGCCACGCTCGTGCGCGGCATCCCGATGCTGCGCGACGGGGAGGTCGGCAAGGACTTCCCGGGCCGCTACGTGAAGCGCGCCTAGACCCGGTCGCGCGCGGCGAGCGTCACCCTCGTCGTCCGTCTCTCGCCGTCCCGCTCGTAGGTGACGGTGACGGTTCGGCCGACGGACCTCCGGCTCAGGACGGAGATGAGCTCGGCGATGGAGCCGACGCGCGAGTCGTCGATGGCGACGATGACGTCCCCCGTCCGCAGCCCGGCGGCGTCCGCCGGGGAGCCCGGGGTCACCTGCTGGACGAGTGCACCGCGGTCCCCGGGCACGTCCTCGCCCGCTACCCCCATGAACGGCCGGCTCGCCGTCCCCGTCTCGATGATCTCGTCGGCCAGACGACGCGCGATATCGATCGGGACCGCGAAGCCGACGCCGACGTTGCCCTGACCCGACCCCACGATCGCCGTGTTGATCCCGATCACCGCGCCACGCGAGTCGGCGAGGGCGCCGCCGGAGTTGCCCGGGTTGATCGGCGCGTCCGTCTGGATCGCGTCGGTGAGCCGGACACCGCCGCCCAGGTCGATGTTGCGGTGGAGCGAGCTCACCACGCCCGCTGTGACCGTCCCCTCCAACCCGAACGGGCTCCCGATCGCGACAGCCGCATCTCCTACGTCCACCTCCTCGATCGTCCCGACCGTCGCCGCGGGGAGGCCGGAGCGATCGACCTTCAACACCGCGATGTCGTCGCTGGGCTGCGCGTCACCCACCACCCGAGCCGGGAGCGTCTCACCCGTCGAGAGCGTCACCTCGACCTGGCGGGCGCCGTCCACCACGTGAGCGTTCGTGATGACGTAGCCGTCCGAGCGGTAGATCACACCGGATCCGGTCCCGGTCGCGGTTCGCCCGAAGGGACCCGCGGCGGCCGTCGAGTCCACCCTCACGACGGAGGGGGCGACGGCGGCGGCCACCCCCGCCACCCCCGATGGGCCGGTCCGTCCGGACGGAGCCGCGACCCGCACCTCAGCCGGGGGACGGTCCGTGGCCACGGCGAAGGACCCGGCCCCCACCACCCCACCCAACAGCGCGGCGAGGAACGGCACGACGAGGCCCTTCCACCGCCATCCCCTTGGGTCTCGCCGCTGCGCCGGGGGCTCGGAGGTGGGCTCGTCCGCTCGGGGTCCGTACGGACGCTGCTGTTCGACGATCCACGTGTCCATAGGGTCTGTAGGCCCTACAGGGCGACGTGAGCCGGCGCCGGGGCGGGCTCGACCGAACCATCCGTGTCCGACGACGGCGCGGGGGCACGTTCGACCCTGTCCTTCTCGCCGTGGCCGCGACCTCCGCGGCGGCACCGGGTGCGGTCCTGCTGGCAGGCCTCGCGACGCTTCTCCATCTCCGCCCAGCGTCCGGGGGAGACCGCATGCACGGAGCGCGTCACGAACCCGGCCTCCGTCTCCGTCCGCATCGTGTGCACTCGGTCGCCCACCTTCAGGTCGCCGACGCCGGCCTGCGACCCGTCCCGGCGGATCGCCGTGTCCTCCGCCACCGCGACCCGGACGACGTGGCCGTCGTCCTCCCGGATCGTCAGGTGCTGTCCGTCGACGTCGGTCAGCTCGCCGCGATCCGCACGGACCGTGACGAAACCCTCCCCATCGCGGTCCGGGACGACGGACTCCGACCGCAGCGCGCCGAACGGTCCACCCTTGTGGACCCAAGGCCTCCCTTCGCGGCCGGGGGGGCGTTCGGCGCTCCCGTCCTGCGCCGCGACCGAGACGGCCGAACCGAGCACGATCCCCGAGACCACCAGAGCCACCGCCTTCACGATCGACCTCATGACACTCCTCCTCGTTCCTGCGGATCCCGTGTGGTGCCGGGGACATCAGACCGCGCCGGGCTGGGCTCCCCATGAGCCCCACCTGAGAGGTCGCTGAGGATCGGGAGCCGGACGACGAAGGTCGCCCCGCCACCCACCGTCCCCTCGACATGGACCGATCCGTCGTGCGCCCGGACGATCGCGTCGACGATCGACAGACCGAGACCGGCTCCCCCCGTGTCGCGGGTCCGGGACGGGTCCGCGCGGTAGAAGCGTTCGAACACGCGCCGCTCGTCCCCCTTGGGGACGCCGGGTCCGTGGTCGACCACCCGCAGGACGGCGTGCTGCCCCGTCCGGGAGACGTCCACATCCACGGGGGTCCCGTCCGGGGTGTGCGCGAGCGCGTTCGACAGCAGGTTCGCGAGCACCTGACGCAACCGGATCCCGTCGCCGAGCACGGGGACCGGCCCGGACGTCCGCAGCCCGATCGGCCGGTCCGGGTCGCTGGCGCGGGCATCGGTCACCGCGTCCGCCGCCAGCGCCGCGAGGTCCACGGGCTCCCGCTCCAGGGGCCGTCCCTGGTCGAGGCGAGCCAGGACGAGCAGGTCCTCGACGAGCACGCCCATCCGAGCCGCCTCGTCCTCGATGCGGGCCATCGCGTTCGCGAGGTCGTCCGGGCGGGCGCGCGCCCCGCGACGGAACAGCTCCGCGTACCCGCGTATCGAGGTGAGGGGCGTCCGCAGCTCGTGGGAGGCGTCGGCGAGGAAACGCCGCAGCCTGGCCTCGGACTCCGTCCGCTCGGCGAACGCCCGCTCGATCTGCGCGAGCATCGCGTTGAGAGCCACCCCCAGCCGTCCGACCTCCGTGCGAGGGTCGGTCGTGCCCACGCGTGCGGACAGGTCGCCGGCGGCGATCTCCGATGCCGTCTGCGCCATGCGTTCGAGCGGCGCGAGTCCGACGCGAACCACCCACGTCGCGAGTGCGGCCAGCGCCGTCAGCACGGACACCCCCACGAGCGCCATGATCCACAACAGGCGGGCGAGCGTCTGCTTCATCTCCGTGAGCGGGACGGCGACGACGAACGCGGCCGCGGTGCCGGGGAGGAACTCCGTGGAGAAGCGGTGGGTATCGGTCTCGGTCACGGGGTCGAGGTAGTCGGGGAGCCGCGGCCGCTGGAACGACGGCGCCTCACCGAGCCAGGTCTCGGCGACGACTGCCCCGTTGTCGAGGATCGCCGCCCACGTGCCGGCTGGGTAGGTGCTCGGGCGGGGCGCACGGCGGATACCGGGCCTGTCCGGGCGGCCCTCGAAGAGCGCGCGCGTCGCCGGCTGGCGGGCGGCCTCGATCTGCTGGTCGACGCGCGCGCTCAGGAACGACCGCATCGAGGCGTAGACGGCCAGGTTCGCGAGCAGCAGCCCGACCGCGGCCATCGCGAGCAGCCCCACGACCAGCCGCGCGCGCAGCGACACCTACGCTCCCTGTGGGAGCCGGAGGCTGTACCCGACCCCGCGGATCGTGTGGATCAACGGCGGGCCCTCAGCGTCGACCTTGCGGCGCAGGTAGCTGATGTAGGTCTCGACCACGTTGGCGTCGCCGCCGAAGTCGTAGTTCCAGACGTGATCGAGGATCTGCGCCTTCGAGAGCACCCGGCGCGGGTTGCCCATCAGGTACCGCAGGAGCTTGAACTCGGTCGCCGTGAGGCTGATGGCGCGTCCGGACCGCCACACCTCGTGCGTCTCCTCGTCGAGCTCGAGGTCGGCGAAGGTGAGCCTGGACGCCGCCCCGGGAGCCCCGTGGGCTCGGCGCAGGACCGCGCGCACCCGCGCCACGAGCTCCTCGAGGCTGAAGGGCTTCGTGAGGTAGTCGTCGCCCCCGGTCGTCAGGCCCCGAACCCTGTCCTCCACGGCGTCGCGCGCGGTGAGGAACAGGACGGGCGTGGGACGGCCCCCGTCGCGCAACCGGCGCAGGACCTCGAACCCGTCGAGGTCGGGCAGCATCACGTCCAGGACGACGAGGTGGGGGTGGAAGTCCTCGACGCGGCGCAGCCCCTCGCGTCCGGACTGCGCCGTCGCGGTCTCGAACCCCTCGTAGCGCAGGGCGGTCGCGACGAGGTCCGTGATGTTGGCCTCGTCGTCCACGACCAGGACGCGCTGCTGCTCGTCTCCCACGCTCCCATCGTCGCGCGTCCGGATCGCGCCTCGCTGTGCCTCAGCTGTGAGGGAGCTGAGAGGGAGCCGGGGGTATCGCGACGGC is part of the Actinomycetota bacterium genome and harbors:
- a CDS encoding dihydroorotase family protein, which produces MARFDLVVTGGTVVIPFVGELRADIGIREGRIAAISDSLGPGDADEAIDASGKVVLPGAVDSHYHLGIYRDITTDTESETTSSLVGGVTSVISYFRTGSHYLNRTGPYREIFPEVLERVDGHAKVDYAFHLAPMTAEHITEIPWLVDEMGVSSFKYYMFYKGFDLAAASRDAKSYTMSEEYDLGHLFEIMEAVAEVDARHPGRISLSLHCEQAELLRVFIERAKRDPSVSGLAEYSAGRPPLTERLSIEEAGVLADHTRARVNFLHLSSADALRTAVEVSQRYPHLEANLEVTVHHLALNHESLQGLGGKVNPPIRTAQDNEALWEGVRLGQVGTVVSDHACCMEDAKGDDLWPALPGFGGTALLYPVLISEGHHRRGLTLEHMTRLAAANPARTFNLYPRKGTIAVGSDADLTIVDPEWEQVVTPELCRSAQDHTPFNGVPLKGWPVATLVRGIPMLRDGEVGKDFPGRYVKRA
- a CDS encoding trypsin-like peptidase domain-containing protein, with protein sequence MDTWIVEQQRPYGPRADEPTSEPPAQRRDPRGWRWKGLVVPFLAALLGGVVGAGSFAVATDRPPAEVRVAAPSGRTGPSGVAGVAAAVAPSVVRVDSTAAAGPFGRTATGTGSGVIYRSDGYVITNAHVVDGARQVEVTLSTGETLPARVVGDAQPSDDIAVLKVDRSGLPAATVGTIEEVDVGDAAVAIGSPFGLEGTVTAGVVSSLHRNIDLGGGVRLTDAIQTDAPINPGNSGGALADSRGAVIGINTAIVGSGQGNVGVGFAVPIDIARRLADEIIETGTASRPFMGVAGEDVPGDRGALVQQVTPGSPADAAGLRTGDVIVAIDDSRVGSIAELISVLSRRSVGRTVTVTYERDGERRTTRVTLAARDRV
- a CDS encoding HAMP domain-containing sensor histidine kinase, encoding MSLRARLVVGLLAMAAVGLLLANLAVYASMRSFLSARVDQQIEAARQPATRALFEGRPDRPGIRRAPRPSTYPAGTWAAILDNGAVVAETWLGEAPSFQRPRLPDYLDPVTETDTHRFSTEFLPGTAAAFVVAVPLTEMKQTLARLLWIMALVGVSVLTALAALATWVVRVGLAPLERMAQTASEIAAGDLSARVGTTDPRTEVGRLGVALNAMLAQIERAFAERTESEARLRRFLADASHELRTPLTSIRGYAELFRRGARARPDDLANAMARIEDEAARMGVLVEDLLVLARLDQGRPLEREPVDLAALAADAVTDARASDPDRPIGLRTSGPVPVLGDGIRLRQVLANLLSNALAHTPDGTPVDVDVSRTGQHAVLRVVDHGPGVPKGDERRVFERFYRADPSRTRDTGGAGLGLSIVDAIVRAHDGSVHVEGTVGGGATFVVRLPILSDLSGGAHGEPSPARSDVPGTTRDPQERGGVS
- a CDS encoding response regulator transcription factor gives rise to the protein MGDEQQRVLVVDDEANITDLVATALRYEGFETATAQSGREGLRRVEDFHPHLVVLDVMLPDLDGFEVLRRLRDGGRPTPVLFLTARDAVEDRVRGLTTGGDDYLTKPFSLEELVARVRAVLRRAHGAPGAASRLTFADLELDEETHEVWRSGRAISLTATEFKLLRYLMGNPRRVLSKAQILDHVWNYDFGGDANVVETYISYLRRKVDAEGPPLIHTIRGVGYSLRLPQGA